Proteins from a single region of Palaemon carinicauda isolate YSFRI2023 chromosome 1, ASM3689809v2, whole genome shotgun sequence:
- the LOC137642553 gene encoding uncharacterized protein isoform X1: MLPFIAIYLLLLESTVVRVATAKEYETLKTLQPKLTSGESKVLLSLGTKKRNAREDGAGDIGDYTELREFDFPHTNGDSNKPGASTAGGRISKRSVLGYTPYKQDTPMMIAPYQSLGTQLGMGGKVNTNPHLLSLSPNEEYGSFYEQVIPNTFDNSWYVGPDPSLKAKSKKTQDTKPSPSIDQEQTHELDTDSHAPTPLVGLGNLSSAPDVVQENKRGCNLPPCKDVEILTDSHNKPPRKFPSLLPRVPDLHFPAVPGHKNPELSPCPNNIDAEEVDIETLFPNEKFRRTSDRLPHGPYGNPRPC; this comes from the exons GTTACTGGAGTCTACAGTGGTGCGTGTTGCTACAGCCAAGGAATATGAAACGCTAAAGACACTGCAACCGAAGTTAACCTCCGGGGAATCTAAAGTTCTCCTGTCTTTGGGAACGAAGAAAAGAAATGCCCGAGAAGATGGTGCTGGTGATATTGGAGACTACACAGAATTACGAGAATTTGACTTCCCTCATACAAACGGTGATTCCAATAAGCCAGGCGCCTCAACAGCAGGTGGAAGAATTTCCAAGAGAAGTGTATTAGGATATACGCCGTACAAACAAGATACTCCAATGATGATTGCACCTTACCAAAGCTTGGGCACACAATTGGGCATGGGTGGGAAGGTTAATACTAATCCCCATTTGCTCTCCCTTAGCCCCAACGAAGAATATGGTAGTTTTTATGAACAGGTGATACCAAACACTTTCGACAACAGCTGGTACGTGGGGCCCGATCCATCTCTGAAAGCTAAGAGTAAGAAAACTCAAGATACAAAACCGAGCCCATCGATAGACCAAGAACAGACTCATGAACTGGATACCGACAGTCATGCCCCAACTCCCTTGGTAGGTCTTGGTAATCTTTCGTCAGCGCCAGATGTGGTTCAGGAAAACAAACGGGGCTGCAACCTGCCCCCTTGCAAGGATGTAGAAATATTGACGGACAGCCACAACAAACCACCTCGGAAGTTTCCCAGTCTGCTTCCAAGGGTCCCTGATTTGCACTTTCCAGCGGTCCCGGGTCATAAGAATCCAGAACTCTCCCCTTGCCCAAATA ACATCGACGCCGAGGAAGTTGACATCGAAACACTTTTCCCGAACGAGAAGTTCCGTCGTACATCGGATCGTCTTCCTCACGGGCCTTATGGTAACCCACGTCCCTGCTAA
- the LOC137642553 gene encoding uncharacterized protein isoform X2, translated as MLPFIAIYLLLLESTVVRVATAKEYETLKTLQPKLTSGESKVLLSLGTKKRNAREDGAGDIGDYTELREFDFPHTNGDSNKPGASTAGGRISKRSVLGYTPYKQDTPMMIAPYQSLGTQLGMGGKVNTNPHLLSLSPNEEYGSFYEQVIPNTFDNSWYVGPDPSLKAKSKKTQDTKPSPSIDQEQTHELDTDSHAPTPLVGLGNLSSAPDVVQENKRGCNLPPCKDVEILTDSHNKPPRKFPSLLPRVPELHFPAVPGHENPELSPCPNNIDAEEVDIETLFPNEKFRRTSDRLPHGPYGNPRPC; from the exons GTTACTGGAGTCTACAGTGGTGCGTGTTGCTACAGCCAAGGAATATGAAACGCTAAAGACACTGCAACCGAAGTTAACCTCCGGGGAATCTAAAGTTCTCCTGTCTTTGGGAACGAAGAAAAGAAATGCCCGAGAAGATGGTGCTGGTGATATTGGAGACTACACAGAATTACGAGAATTTGACTTCCCTCATACAAACGGTGATTCCAATAAGCCAGGCGCCTCAACAGCAGGTGGAAGAATTTCCAAGAGAAGTGTATTAGGATATACGCCGTACAAACAAGATACTCCAATGATGATTGCACCTTACCAAAGCTTGGGCACACAATTGGGCATGGGTGGGAAGGTTAATACTAATCCCCATTTGCTCTCCCTTAGCCCCAACGAAGAATATGGTAGTTTTTATGAACAGGTGATACCAAACACTTTCGACAACAGCTGGTACGTGGGGCCCGATCCATCTCTGAAAGCTAAGAGTAAGAAAACTCAAGATACAAAACCGAGCCCATCGATAGACCAAGAACAGACTCATGAACTGGATACCGACAGTCATGCCCCAACTCCCTTGGTAGGTCTTGGTAATCTTTCGTCAGCGCCAGATGTGGTTCAGGAAAACAAACGGGGCTGCAACCTGCCCCCTTGCAAGGATGTAGAAATATTGACGGACAGCCACAACAAACCACCTCGGAAGTTTCCCAGTCTGCTTCCAAGG GTCCCTGAATTGCACTTTCCAGCGGTCCCGGGTCATGAGAATCCAGAACTCTCTCCTTGCCCAAATA ACATCGACGCCGAGGAAGTTGACATCGAAACACTTTTCCCGAACGAGAAGTTCCGTCGTACATCGGATCGTCTTCCTCACGGGCCTTATGGTAACCCACGTCCCTGCTAA